GCCGGTCAAGGACGAGCGCGAAGATCGTCTCCGAGTCGCTCGCCCCGGTTATCCCCCGGTAGCGTTTGTCGGAGAGGGAGGCCCGCATCGGGCGCATAACGGTTTCTCTGAAGTCGTCTACCGCGCCGTTGTGCATAAAGAGGTTTCGCCCCGAGGAGAACGGCGGCACGGCGGCGAGTTCGCTCGGCAGCGGCGGCGTCGCGTTCCGGAGCGCGGCGAAGTACGCCCGGCTGCGTATCTTCGGGGCGATGCCGTGAAACGTCGTGTCGGACCAGATGGGGTTCAGGGAGCGGTACACGGCGGGTTCTCCGTCATCGGCCTTGTTGTCCGCATACCATCCGACCCCGAAACCGTCGGCGTTCACGACCCCGGAGAGCATCTCTTCGGGGGCGTAGGCCTGCCTTTCAAGGGAGTGCGGCGTCTTCAGGGTGTAGCGCGAGAGCGCGGTCGCGTCGTTCGAGAGGCAGGCTAGAAGTCGACACATTATCTATCTCGCACAGCGGAAGCCGACGAAAAGCTGGCGGCGGATCGGGAAATCCCAGTTGCGGAAGGTGTTTGAGATGGCGCACGGGCGGGTTGCAAAGGAGCCGCCGCGCAGCACGACGTAGCCGTCGTCAAAGAAAACCTCGGAGTACTCGCGGTAGGGGAACGCCTTGAAGCCCGGGTAGGCGTGGAAGTCCGTGTCGGTCCACTCCCAGACGTCGCCGATCATGCCGAGAACCCCGTAGGCGCTCGCGCCCCTCGGGTACGCCCCAACCCGCGCCGGACGGAAGGCGAGCTGGTCGAGGTTGGCCCGGCCTCCGTTCCAGGGGGAGTCGCCCCACGGAAACAGCCTCTTGGAATCCGATGTCGGGTCCCAGGAGGCTGCCTTCTCCCACTCGGCCTCCGTCGGGAGGCGTTTGTCCGCCCACCTTGCGTATGCCTCGGCCTCGTAGAAAGAGACGTGCATAACGGGGGCGTCGAGGTCGAGCCTTTCGTCGAAGCCGAAGAGCTGCGTCCACCAGTCGTGTTTCTCCGGCTGATACCAGTGCTTCGGACCGTGGATGTGTTCGTCTACCTTCCAGTTCCAGCCGTCCGGGTCCCAGAGGTGTTTCTGTTCGTAACCGCCGTCCTCGACGAACTCGATAAACCGCCGGTTTGTCACCGGGACGGTATCGAGCTCGAACTCGTCCACGTAGACCTCGTGTGCGCCGCGCTCGTTGTCCAGGGCCCGGGCTTCGTTGTCCGTACCCATAAGAAAAGCCCCGGCGGGGATGCGCTTCA
This sequence is a window from Rubrobacter indicoceani. Protein-coding genes within it:
- the egtB gene encoding ergothioneine biosynthesis protein EgtB; amino-acid sequence: MDTKSSTLNKDLIRRLQEARERTRYLLSTVSDRDLAIQHDEIMSPLIWDFGHIGNYEELWLLNEAFGKTLSDRELFDIYDASLHPREERPSLDMLDWNDANTYLDAVREAAIEALRDADLGPGSGKLFRDGLVYSMVLQHEAQHNETMLQTLNMMKSGYRPEPRVELPEGNTPQDGMKRIPAGAFLMGTDNEARALDNERGAHEVYVDEFELDTVPVTNRRFIEFVEDGGYEQKHLWDPDGWNWKVDEHIHGPKHWYQPEKHDWWTQLFGFDERLDLDAPVMHVSFYEAEAYARWADKRLPTEAEWEKAASWDPTSDSKRLFPWGDSPWNGGRANLDQLAFRPARVGAYPRGASAYGVLGMIGDVWEWTDTDFHAYPGFKAFPYREYSEVFFDDGYVVLRGGSFATRPCAISNTFRNWDFPIRRQLFVGFRCAR
- the egtC gene encoding ergothioneine biosynthesis protein EgtC, giving the protein MCRLLACLSNDATALSRYTLKTPHSLERQAYAPEEMLSGVVNADGFGVGWYADNKADDGEPAVYRSLNPIWSDTTFHGIAPKIRSRAYFAALRNATPPLPSELAAVPPFSSGRNLFMHNGAVDDFRETVMRPMRASLSDKRYRGITGASDSETIFALVLDRLDNESSPKDALLDAVGFIESMCRDYGTKATLNLALTDGEEMVFVRYSTAGATNSLYYLEGEGSALVASERLYDDGRWREVSGGSVVLVGRDRRVSVEAVPF